GCCTTTTATCAGAACACTAAACAAATCGACTGGGTCAATACCGGGGGGCAGCGTTGTGATGCCTTCGCCTGCAATGCTGTGGTCATGCCAGCGCTCACGGCTGACTTCGTCTTCGTAGTACATCCCGACAGCGTCATAAACCCCGTCGCAGTCTGATTGTCGTTCAAAAACAGAACGAGCAGCAGCAAACCGACCTGGCAGGTAAAAATCGTCCGCGTCCAGAAAGGCGATATAAGGGCAGGTGCTGTTGGTGATACCCAGGTTGCGGGAAGGCCCAGCCCCTCGGTTGACCCCGCCTGGGTGCTGAAATAATTTCACCTGGGGATATAAACCAGCTAATTGTCGGCAGACCGCCAGGCTGTCATCCGGGGAGCAATCTTCAACCAAAATCACTTCCCTTACCTCGGGCTGGGCAAGCGCGGATTCCACCGCCTGAACGAGATAAGGGGCCGCGTTATAAACGGGTGAAATTATGCTAACACTAAAATCCATCGGCTAAGTAAGTATTCAAACAATTTCTGCTCAAGGCTTTAAATGCTTTTCAGAGTGCACAAACAAATGGGATTGAGCAAAATGCGTTATGAATGGAATCCAATTTCTTCCCCTAATAATCAATAATGGATGCTTATGCACCGCTTTTGCTGCGGATTTGAGTTTATGAAGAAAATTATCCATGATTGCAGTGGATTCATCATTGCTTAAACTCCAGTTTTGCGTTGCATCCAACAGTTTGATGTAAAGGCTGATGATACACTGAGCATCCCTAATATTTG
This genomic window from Dehalobacter sp. contains:
- a CDS encoding glycosyltransferase, with product MDFSVSIISPVYNAAPYLVQAVESALAQPEVREVILVEDCSPDDSLAVCRQLAGLYPQVKLFQHPGGVNRGAGPSRNLGITNSTCPYIAFLDADDFYLPGRFAAARSVFERQSDCDGVYDAVGMYYEDEVSRERWHDHSIAGEGITTLPPGIDPVDLFSVLIKGGQGHVHLNGLIICRKVLERSGLMDESIADTLHEDT